Proteins encoded together in one Sceloporus undulatus isolate JIND9_A2432 ecotype Alabama chromosome 4, SceUnd_v1.1, whole genome shotgun sequence window:
- the SCX gene encoding basic helix-loop-helix transcription factor scleraxis produces MSFAMLRSPPSRFLYPEISMLSEDEENGSESSGSDEKLYHMDDGGYGLKSGQRRSGSKKINRINREPRQRHTANARERDRTNSVNTAFTALRTLIPTEPADRKLSKIETLRLASSYISHLGNVLLVGEACGDGQPCHTTPAFFHHSSSVGSSSPPARESENSQPKQICTFCLSNQRKMSKDRDRKTAIRS; encoded by the coding sequence ATGTCGTTCGCCATGCTGCGCTCGCCCCCCAGCCGGTTCCTCTACCCCGAGATCAGCATGTTGTCGGAGGACGAGGAGAACGGCAGTGAGAGTTCAGGTTCGGATGAGAAGCTGTACCACATGGACGACGGTGGGTATGGTCTCAAAAGCGGCCAGCGCAGGTCCGGCTCCAAGAAGATAAACCGGATCAACCGGGAGCCCCGCCAGCGCCACACGGCCAACGCGCGGGAAAGGGACCGTACCAACAGTGTCAACACAGCCTTCACTGCCCTGCGGACTCTCATCCCCACTGAGCCAGCTGACCGGAAGCTCTCCAAAATCGAGACCCTCCGCCTGGCCTCCAGCTACATCTCCCACCTGGGCAACGTCCTCCTGGTAGGAGAGGCTTGCGGGGATGGACAACCGTGCCATACCACGCCAGCCTTTTTCCACCACAGCAGTAGTGTTGGCAGCAGCAGCCCACCTGCGCGGGAAAGTGAGAACTCACAGCCTAAACAGATCTGCACTTTCTGCCTCAGCAACCAGAGGAAGATG